A genome region from Crossiella equi includes the following:
- a CDS encoding GH92 family glycosyl hydrolase — MRSRGALACAVTAALVLGTVTGTAAADPAEDAAQRLVTDPTAYVDPLIGTKNLGNVFPGAVVPFGMLSWSPENTRGNATRTAAPGGYHYDATRIRGFSLTHMSGTGCAGGSGDIPFFPHVGAVTSSPAADGKDEVYASDFSHTNESAKAGRYSVTLNNGAKADLAATLRSGAGRFTFPEGKPASLLIRTANSQVGSTGATVSVDPASRTVTGSVTSGNFCGYIDKEGRRSYYTLHFVAEFDQPFSETGTWQDEKVTPGGTTASGGTTYGTNGWPVVGKGSGAWVGFDTAKSTSTNVRVGISYVSLDNAKANLRAENPRRAAVEEIAAKAKRDWADQLRKIQIGGGSEADRTKFYTALYHSLLHPNVFNDVNGEYAGFDGKVHKPVRGQDAQYGTYSGWDVYRSQLQLLTLLEPKIGSDIAQSLLNQARQNGGVWDRWTHNNGGTHVMNGDPAAPSIAGIHAFGGTDFDVKSSLRSLVKAATVPTALDLKRDGWNVMSVGQRPSLDKYLKHNYMPSVSNAWGGAAETLEISTADFALAQLADRLGEKATAKTFAERAQWWQNNFDPAAHATGGYIRNRHADGSWTPNFTPGTGDGFVEGSSAQYTWMVQHNVAGLTQAMGGPAKVNKRLDDFFHNADGSWALSKSGDEKSEMDNEPSVNVPYLYNYTGAPHKAQQTIREVVNTLWSTQPGGIPGNDDLGAMSSWFVFSALGMYPQVPSRAELVLASPLFPFARVNRDHGKSITVLAPKAAPDAPYVQRLKVNGRESTKPWLPESFVQRGGLVEFSLGTTPNTSWGTAAADAPPSWREGEQPYQVGAGPDQLVTTPGGSVKGEVSVYHLSGAQPAVTYSIAPTEGLTITPTSGTVPVKDGAGKAEFTVTATSAGQGYHPVNVTVQVTGGKTTTRKLTLKVAAEGTWFAALDNTGISDDPGTHEEANFDGGGYSYSKQALAAAGLEPGKPGTVSGLGFVWPQEPFGRPDNLAANGQQVVLPTPVSTLSFVGSAINGSRTAQGTLTYTDGSTAPFDLGFSDWTLGGGGGQLQYGNVVVAKTPYRNGIGGSQEVATFILATKPVAAPEGKRIAKITFPKNSGLHVFALATG; from the coding sequence GTGAGATCAAGAGGCGCTCTGGCCTGCGCGGTGACCGCCGCGCTGGTGCTGGGGACGGTCACGGGGACGGCCGCGGCCGATCCCGCCGAGGACGCCGCGCAGCGGCTGGTGACCGACCCGACGGCGTACGTGGACCCGCTGATCGGGACCAAGAACCTGGGCAACGTCTTCCCCGGTGCGGTCGTGCCGTTCGGCATGCTGTCCTGGAGCCCGGAGAACACCCGGGGCAACGCCACCCGCACGGCCGCGCCCGGCGGCTACCACTACGACGCCACCCGGATCCGGGGCTTCAGCCTCACGCACATGTCCGGCACCGGCTGCGCGGGCGGGTCCGGTGACATCCCGTTCTTCCCGCACGTGGGCGCGGTGACCTCCTCGCCCGCCGCGGACGGCAAGGACGAGGTCTACGCCAGCGACTTCAGCCACACCAACGAGTCCGCGAAGGCCGGGCGCTACTCGGTCACGCTGAACAACGGTGCGAAGGCCGACCTGGCCGCGACGCTGCGCTCCGGCGCGGGCCGGTTCACCTTCCCCGAGGGCAAGCCCGCCTCGCTGCTGATCCGCACCGCGAACTCCCAGGTCGGCTCGACCGGTGCCACGGTGAGCGTGGACCCGGCCAGCCGGACCGTGACCGGGTCGGTGACCAGCGGCAACTTCTGCGGCTACATCGACAAGGAAGGCCGCCGCAGCTACTACACGCTGCACTTCGTGGCCGAGTTCGACCAGCCCTTCAGCGAGACCGGCACCTGGCAGGACGAGAAGGTCACGCCGGGCGGCACCACCGCGAGCGGCGGCACCACCTACGGCACCAACGGCTGGCCGGTGGTGGGCAAGGGCTCGGGCGCGTGGGTCGGCTTCGACACCGCGAAGAGCACCTCGACCAACGTGCGCGTGGGCATCTCCTACGTGAGCCTGGACAACGCCAAGGCCAACCTGCGCGCGGAGAACCCTCGGCGCGCGGCCGTGGAGGAGATCGCGGCCAAGGCCAAGCGGGACTGGGCCGACCAGCTGCGCAAGATCCAGATCGGCGGCGGCAGCGAGGCCGACCGCACCAAGTTCTACACCGCGCTCTACCACTCCCTGTTGCACCCCAACGTGTTCAACGACGTCAACGGCGAGTACGCGGGCTTCGACGGCAAGGTGCACAAGCCGGTGCGCGGCCAGGACGCGCAGTACGGCACGTACTCCGGCTGGGACGTCTACCGCTCCCAGCTCCAGCTGCTCACCCTGCTGGAGCCCAAGATCGGCTCGGACATCGCGCAGTCGCTGCTGAACCAGGCGCGCCAGAACGGCGGCGTGTGGGACCGCTGGACGCACAACAACGGCGGCACGCACGTGATGAACGGCGACCCGGCGGCCCCGTCCATCGCGGGCATCCACGCCTTCGGCGGCACCGACTTCGACGTCAAGTCCTCGTTGCGGTCCCTGGTGAAGGCGGCCACCGTGCCGACCGCGCTGGACCTCAAGCGCGACGGCTGGAACGTGATGTCGGTGGGCCAGCGGCCCTCGCTGGACAAGTACCTCAAGCACAACTACATGCCCTCGGTGTCCAACGCCTGGGGCGGCGCGGCGGAGACGCTGGAGATCTCCACCGCCGACTTCGCGCTGGCCCAGCTCGCGGACCGGTTGGGCGAGAAGGCCACCGCGAAGACCTTCGCCGAGCGCGCGCAGTGGTGGCAGAACAACTTCGACCCGGCCGCGCACGCCACCGGCGGCTACATCCGCAACCGGCACGCCGACGGCAGCTGGACGCCGAACTTCACCCCGGGCACCGGCGACGGCTTCGTCGAGGGCTCCAGCGCGCAGTACACGTGGATGGTGCAGCACAACGTCGCGGGCCTGACCCAGGCGATGGGCGGTCCGGCGAAGGTGAACAAGCGCCTGGACGACTTCTTCCACAACGCCGACGGCAGCTGGGCGCTGAGCAAGTCCGGCGATGAGAAGTCCGAGATGGACAACGAGCCCTCGGTGAACGTGCCCTACCTCTACAACTACACCGGGGCGCCGCACAAGGCGCAGCAGACCATCCGCGAGGTGGTCAACACGCTGTGGAGCACGCAGCCGGGCGGCATCCCGGGCAACGACGACCTGGGCGCGATGTCCTCCTGGTTCGTCTTCTCCGCCCTGGGCATGTACCCGCAGGTGCCCTCGCGCGCCGAGCTGGTGCTGGCCAGCCCGCTGTTCCCGTTCGCGCGCGTCAACCGCGACCACGGCAAGAGCATCACCGTGCTGGCGCCGAAGGCCGCGCCGGACGCGCCGTACGTCCAGCGGCTGAAGGTCAACGGCCGCGAGTCCACCAAGCCGTGGCTGCCGGAGTCCTTCGTGCAGCGCGGTGGCCTGGTGGAGTTCTCGCTGGGCACCACGCCGAACACCTCGTGGGGCACGGCCGCGGCGGACGCCCCGCCGTCCTGGCGCGAGGGCGAGCAGCCGTACCAGGTGGGCGCGGGCCCGGACCAGCTGGTGACCACCCCGGGCGGCAGCGTCAAGGGCGAGGTGAGCGTCTACCACCTCTCGGGCGCGCAGCCGGCGGTCACGTACTCGATCGCGCCAACCGAGGGCCTGACCATCACCCCGACCTCGGGCACGGTCCCGGTCAAGGACGGGGCGGGCAAGGCGGAGTTCACCGTGACCGCGACCAGCGCGGGCCAGGGCTACCACCCGGTGAACGTCACCGTGCAGGTCACCGGCGGCAAGACCACCACCCGCAAGCTGACCCTGAAGGTCGCGGCCGAGGGCACCTGGTTCGCCGCCCTGGACAACACCGGGATCTCGGACGACCCGGGCACCCACGAGGAAGCCAACTTCGACGGCGGCGGCTACAGCTACTCCAAGCAGGCCCTGGCCGCGGCCGGGCTGGAGCCGGGCAAGCCGGGCACGGTGTCGGGCCTGGGCTTCGTCTGGCCGCAGGAGCCGTTCGGCCGTCCGGACAACCTCGCCGCGAACGGCCAGCAGGTCGTGCTGCCCACCCCGGTGAGCACGCTGTCCTTCGTGGGCAGCGCGATCAACGGCAGCCGCACGGCCCAGGGCACACTCACCTACACCGACGGCAGCACCGCGCCGTTCGACCTGGGCTTCAGCGACTGGACCCTGGGCGGCGGCGGTGGCCAGCTCCAGTACGGCAACGTGGTGGTGGCGAAAACCCCGTACCGCAACGGCATCGGCGGCTCGCAGGAGGTGGCCACCTTCATCCTGGCGACCAAGCCGGTCGCCGCGCCGGAGGGCAAGCGGATCGCCAAGATCACCTTCCCGAAGAACAGCGGCCTGCACGTCTTCGCGCTGGCCACCGGCTGA
- a CDS encoding ATP-binding protein: protein MSLRRRLLLMVGLVALVATVLTAWLTVYQATREVRHTAAEQERIRLEVRAELVTHAQVSGTWQGVDGLLRRLRASTGQRLRLSTPSGSPVADSDAQAYRGGISLPDRGSYADGPPPPGYGDNPAAPTLVDPVPQPAPDTVLADFRRELKAAQCAWRNEISVTKRPGAEPPRFELGAGGDGCRAPAEPEELAGDERATAACLGAAPTERTLEFCRRTVFHDRVSALLPPALLLTVGEANPVLATIPVGPALLAALTVTGVAVFGVWLVGRPVLRPVTALVAASRRLAAGERADPVPVRGRDEIAGLTASFNHMAQALRRSEEQQRRMIADIAHELRTPLVNIRGYLEALKDGVVRGDPALYEELYEEALHQQQLIDDIQLLALADSGGLRQRADPVDLGDLVTAATTRHHAVATEAGITLESTVDSPSPVVLGDEKRLRQVLGNLIGNAVRATPPDGRITVSARCEGEQAVLVVADTGTGIREEDLPLVFERFWRADESRDRATGGSGLGLAIAREIVTAHGGTISVASPGGAVFTVRLPAVTGQAAGRPGLTASP from the coding sequence GTGAGCCTGCGGCGGCGCCTGCTGCTGATGGTGGGCCTGGTCGCGCTGGTGGCCACGGTGCTCACCGCGTGGCTGACCGTCTACCAGGCCACCCGCGAGGTCCGGCACACCGCGGCCGAGCAGGAGCGGATCCGGCTGGAGGTGCGGGCCGAGCTGGTCACGCACGCGCAGGTCAGTGGCACCTGGCAGGGCGTGGACGGGCTGCTGCGGCGGCTGCGCGCGAGCACCGGGCAGCGGCTGCGGCTGAGCACGCCCTCGGGCTCGCCGGTCGCCGACAGCGACGCGCAGGCCTACCGGGGCGGCATCAGCCTGCCCGACCGGGGGTCGTACGCGGACGGTCCGCCGCCGCCCGGCTACGGCGACAACCCGGCCGCGCCCACGCTGGTCGACCCGGTGCCGCAGCCCGCGCCGGACACCGTGCTGGCCGACTTCCGGCGCGAGCTCAAAGCCGCGCAGTGCGCGTGGCGCAACGAGATCAGCGTGACCAAGCGGCCCGGCGCGGAGCCGCCGCGGTTCGAGCTGGGCGCGGGCGGGGACGGCTGCCGCGCCCCGGCCGAACCCGAGGAGCTGGCCGGGGACGAGCGCGCCACCGCCGCCTGCCTGGGCGCCGCGCCGACCGAGCGGACCCTGGAGTTCTGCCGCCGCACGGTCTTCCACGACCGCGTGTCCGCGCTCCTGCCGCCCGCGCTGCTGCTCACCGTGGGCGAGGCGAACCCGGTGCTGGCCACCATCCCGGTCGGGCCCGCGCTGCTGGCCGCGCTGACCGTCACCGGGGTCGCGGTGTTCGGGGTGTGGCTGGTCGGGCGGCCGGTGCTGCGGCCGGTGACCGCGCTGGTCGCCGCGTCCCGGCGGCTGGCGGCGGGGGAGCGCGCGGACCCGGTGCCGGTGCGCGGGCGGGACGAGATCGCCGGGCTGACCGCCTCGTTCAACCACATGGCGCAGGCGCTGCGGCGCAGCGAGGAACAGCAGCGGCGGATGATCGCCGACATCGCGCACGAGCTGCGCACGCCGCTGGTGAACATCCGGGGCTACCTGGAGGCGCTCAAGGACGGTGTGGTGCGGGGCGATCCGGCGCTGTACGAGGAGCTGTACGAGGAGGCGCTGCACCAGCAGCAGCTCATCGACGACATCCAGCTGCTGGCCCTGGCCGACTCGGGCGGGCTGCGCCAGCGCGCCGACCCGGTGGACCTGGGCGACCTGGTCACCGCGGCCACCACCCGGCACCACGCGGTGGCCACCGAGGCGGGCATCACGCTGGAGTCCACTGTGGACAGCCCGTCGCCGGTGGTGCTGGGCGATGAGAAGCGGCTGCGCCAGGTGCTGGGCAACCTGATCGGCAACGCGGTGCGCGCCACCCCGCCGGACGGGCGGATCACGGTGTCCGCGCGGTGCGAGGGCGAGCAGGCGGTGCTCGTGGTGGCCGACACCGGCACCGGCATCCGCGAGGAGGACCTGCCGCTGGTGTTCGAGCGGTTCTGGCGGGCGGACGAGTCCCGCGACCGCGCCACCGGCGGCAGCGGCCTGGGGCTGGCGATCGCCCGGGAGATCGTCACCGCGCACGGCGGCACGATCTCGGTGGCCAGCCCCGGTGGCGCGGTGTTCACCGTCCGGCTGCCCGCCGTGACCGGGCAGGCAGCCGGACGGCCGGGGCTCACTGCTTCGCCTTGA
- a CDS encoding prolyl oligopeptidase family serine peptidase yields the protein MTTDAQTWLGEDSEAALTWEKEQAGAASEYARALPGFEDLVAELTPVWANQLAGAVAERTLVAGRWFWLGTGADGTGQAVRVAEDRDSPGAVLLDAAALTAERGDGRPTALLYPVPSPDGALVAVSAAAGGAPFGEVRVVEVATGRLLPLAVPAMLGNMVRPVWAPDGSGFHLAGRTAEGAHELRFHRLSGETAASPLPGVPPTALTVLPQVSPGGTRVLTVTGPHEHLAVLVGDTATGEFRPFAPEGFAGELYGDWLDEDTYVAISTDTPRGRVVRIPVATSTDTSTWQELLAPGELVLRGLYRFGDRLVLTALRDVGLEVRVHGLDGAPLAIAALPPASGSSQLTVFGRLPGPSSAFTFTAGGFTREDSTYQLHPATGGLEVLHAGAELPGLAVDQHFAVSADGTRVPYYVIARADLDRSRPLPTLVSAYGGFNIPKLPGHLGAALPFVRSGGVYVHANPRGGSEYGRDWYLAARRATKQRTFDDLRAVAEDLVRRGIATPGTLAFQGSSNGGLLAGVAITQQPDLWRVCVPTMPVLDLLAPLADGPAAAMIRSVYDQDYGDPADPADAPVLAAYSPYQNIRPGTAYPAVFVVVGAGDVSCPPPQARRFAAALRAASTSGHPVLLRVWDEVGHGSLDPAVAARMTAEWLAFVLRELDLPLVPA from the coding sequence ATGACCACCGACGCGCAGACCTGGCTGGGCGAGGACAGCGAGGCCGCTCTGACCTGGGAGAAGGAGCAGGCCGGGGCGGCCAGCGAGTACGCGCGGGCACTGCCCGGCTTCGAGGACCTGGTCGCCGAGCTGACCCCGGTGTGGGCGAACCAGCTGGCCGGGGCGGTGGCCGAGCGGACCCTGGTCGCCGGGCGCTGGTTCTGGCTCGGCACCGGCGCCGACGGCACCGGCCAGGCCGTCCGGGTGGCCGAGGACCGGGACTCCCCCGGCGCGGTGCTGCTGGACGCGGCCGCGCTCACCGCCGAACGCGGTGACGGCCGCCCGACCGCGCTGCTGTACCCGGTGCCCTCCCCGGACGGCGCCCTGGTCGCGGTGAGCGCGGCGGCGGGCGGTGCGCCCTTCGGCGAGGTCCGCGTGGTCGAGGTGGCCACCGGGCGGCTGCTGCCGCTGGCCGTGCCCGCGATGCTGGGCAACATGGTCCGCCCGGTCTGGGCCCCGGACGGCTCCGGCTTCCACCTGGCCGGGCGCACCGCCGAGGGCGCGCACGAGCTGCGCTTCCACCGGCTCTCCGGCGAGACGGCCGCGAGCCCGCTGCCCGGGGTGCCGCCGACCGCGCTGACCGTGCTGCCGCAGGTCTCCCCCGGCGGTACCCGGGTGCTCACGGTGACCGGTCCGCACGAGCACCTCGCGGTGCTGGTCGGCGACACCGCGACCGGGGAGTTCCGGCCGTTCGCGCCGGAGGGCTTCGCCGGGGAGCTGTACGGCGACTGGCTGGACGAGGACACCTACGTGGCGATCAGCACGGACACCCCGCGCGGCCGCGTGGTGCGCATCCCGGTGGCCACCTCCACCGACACCTCGACCTGGCAGGAGCTCCTCGCGCCGGGCGAGCTGGTGCTGCGCGGCCTGTACCGGTTCGGCGACCGCCTGGTGCTGACCGCGCTGCGCGACGTGGGCCTGGAGGTGCGCGTGCACGGCCTGGACGGCGCCCCGCTGGCCATCGCCGCCCTGCCCCCGGCCAGCGGGTCCTCGCAGCTGACCGTGTTCGGGCGGCTGCCCGGCCCGTCCTCGGCGTTCACCTTCACCGCGGGCGGGTTCACCCGGGAGGACTCGACCTACCAGCTGCACCCGGCCACCGGTGGGCTGGAGGTGCTGCACGCGGGCGCGGAGCTCCCCGGCCTGGCCGTGGACCAGCACTTCGCGGTCTCCGCCGACGGCACCCGCGTGCCCTACTACGTCATCGCGCGTGCCGACCTGGACCGGTCCCGGCCGCTGCCCACCCTGGTCAGCGCGTACGGCGGGTTCAACATCCCCAAGCTGCCCGGCCACCTCGGGGCGGCACTGCCGTTCGTGCGGTCCGGGGGCGTGTACGTGCACGCGAACCCGCGCGGCGGCAGCGAGTACGGCCGCGACTGGTACCTGGCCGCGCGCAGGGCCACCAAGCAGCGCACGTTCGACGACCTGCGCGCGGTGGCCGAGGACCTGGTCCGCCGGGGCATCGCCACCCCGGGCACGCTGGCCTTCCAGGGCTCCTCCAACGGTGGGCTGCTGGCGGGCGTGGCGATCACCCAGCAGCCGGACCTGTGGCGGGTGTGCGTGCCGACCATGCCGGTGCTGGACCTGCTGGCACCGCTGGCCGACGGCCCGGCGGCGGCGATGATCCGCTCGGTGTACGACCAGGACTACGGCGACCCGGCCGACCCCGCCGACGCGCCCGTGCTGGCCGCGTACTCGCCGTACCAGAACATCCGGCCCGGCACGGCCTACCCGGCGGTGTTCGTGGTGGTCGGCGCCGGGGACGTGAGCTGCCCGCCGCCGCAGGCCCGCCGGTTCGCCGCCGCCCTGCGCGCGGCCAGCACCAGCGGGCACCCGGTGCTGCTGCGGGTGTGGGACGAGGTCGGCCACGGCAGCCTGGACCCCGCGGTCGCGGCCCGGATGACCGCGGAGTGGCTGGCGTTCGTGCTGCGCGAGCTGGACCTGCCGCTGGTCCCGGCCTGA
- a CDS encoding RICIN domain-containing protein: MRSRLLSVTALALLLVSAFGFSAPPRAEAAPTPQKVFFTFYGWWDNTPPGGDIAYPQIHGTAGGKGTYADPITLASSSKEIKPGTKVWVPRVKKYAIMEDSCSSCEQDWDGQGPNGGPKLWHFDLWVGGKNGNAMHTIDCEDALTNYHDNGKPVMEDVIINPGPNEQVDSTPVFNEKTGECYGGAKPKTTFGEYKNVATGQCLANPGNSTRPGTALRTAACDGGPSEQFSFHGAFMEHNKLCAAMSGSNILLNNCDGGPKSQWSINPNGTISDMQYNTKCFRAAADGKVSTGKCSGNEAKWVFKAKQ, translated from the coding sequence ATGCGCTCTCGACTGCTGTCGGTGACCGCGCTCGCCCTGCTCCTGGTAAGCGCTTTCGGCTTCAGCGCCCCGCCCCGGGCCGAGGCCGCGCCCACACCGCAGAAGGTGTTCTTCACCTTCTACGGGTGGTGGGACAACACCCCGCCCGGCGGGGACATCGCCTACCCGCAGATCCACGGCACCGCGGGTGGCAAGGGGACCTACGCCGACCCGATCACGCTGGCCTCCTCGTCGAAGGAGATCAAGCCCGGCACCAAGGTGTGGGTGCCCCGGGTGAAGAAGTACGCGATCATGGAGGACTCCTGCTCCTCGTGCGAGCAGGACTGGGACGGCCAGGGCCCCAACGGCGGCCCCAAGCTGTGGCACTTCGACCTGTGGGTGGGCGGCAAGAACGGCAACGCCATGCACACCATCGACTGCGAGGACGCCCTCACCAACTACCACGACAACGGCAAGCCGGTCATGGAGGACGTGATCATCAACCCCGGCCCCAACGAGCAGGTCGACTCGACGCCGGTGTTCAACGAGAAGACCGGTGAGTGCTACGGCGGGGCCAAGCCGAAGACCACCTTCGGCGAGTACAAGAACGTGGCCACGGGGCAGTGCCTGGCGAACCCGGGCAACTCCACCCGGCCCGGCACCGCGCTGCGCACCGCGGCCTGCGACGGCGGGCCCAGCGAGCAGTTCAGCTTCCACGGCGCGTTCATGGAGCACAACAAGCTCTGCGCGGCCATGTCCGGCTCGAACATCCTGCTCAACAACTGCGACGGCGGACCCAAGTCGCAGTGGTCGATCAACCCCAACGGCACCATCTCGGACATGCAGTACAACACCAAGTGCTTCCGCGCCGCCGCCGACGGCAAGGTGAGCACGGGCAAGTGTTCCGGCAACGAGGCGAAGTGGGTGTTCAAGGCGAAGCAGTGA
- a CDS encoding DUF3995 domain-containing protein, with protein sequence MTGDRRWATGVALACVGAYGLLKLAWACGSTVLMAQTPLGPEDRELLLGDNAFALLVHVVSVGVAAGGALVVLGLATSWRHRVPRWLLFGPAWLGVVFLSGRVLAGLSADVVTLIGVAGPEQRYLALWDLALWTPFWFVLGAALLVLIRPSSNGVVHPA encoded by the coding sequence ATGACTGGGGATCGACGATGGGCCACCGGTGTCGCGCTGGCCTGCGTGGGCGCGTACGGGCTGCTGAAGCTGGCCTGGGCGTGCGGTTCGACCGTGCTCATGGCGCAGACCCCGCTCGGCCCGGAGGATCGCGAGCTGTTGTTGGGGGACAACGCGTTCGCTCTGCTCGTGCACGTGGTCTCGGTGGGCGTGGCGGCCGGGGGCGCGCTGGTCGTGCTCGGGCTGGCCACGTCCTGGCGGCACCGGGTTCCGCGCTGGCTGCTGTTCGGCCCCGCCTGGCTGGGCGTGGTGTTCCTGTCCGGACGGGTGCTGGCCGGGCTCAGCGCGGACGTGGTCACGCTGATCGGGGTGGCCGGGCCGGAGCAGCGGTACCTGGCCCTGTGGGACCTCGCGCTGTGGACGCCGTTCTGGTTCGTGCTCGGGGCGGCCTTGCTCGTGCTCATTCGGCCCAGTTCGAACGGAGTAGTTCACCCGGCGTAG
- a CDS encoding response regulator transcription factor, with translation MSARILLAEDDPRQARLIRTYLERAGYVVLVCGDGPTALALARERRPDLVVLDVMMPGLGGIDVCRVLRAESTVPILMLTARSADADLVLGLDVGADDYLTKPYSPTELTARVRALLRRAATAPAKAAVVRVGELELDPVRYEVRVAGEAVELTAKEFDILHLLAGDPGVPFSRTQILDRAFGADSYVLERTVDAHVKNLRRKIEPDPAKPTYVRTVTGRGYKLAQP, from the coding sequence GTGAGCGCACGCATCCTGCTGGCCGAGGACGACCCGAGGCAGGCCCGGCTGATCCGCACCTACCTCGAGCGGGCCGGGTACGTCGTGCTGGTCTGCGGCGACGGACCCACCGCGCTGGCGCTGGCCCGGGAGCGGCGCCCGGACCTGGTGGTGCTGGACGTGATGATGCCCGGCCTCGGCGGCATCGACGTGTGCCGCGTACTGCGCGCGGAGTCCACCGTGCCGATCCTGATGCTGACCGCGCGCTCGGCCGATGCCGACCTGGTGCTCGGCCTGGACGTGGGCGCTGACGACTACCTCACCAAGCCGTACAGCCCGACCGAGCTGACCGCCCGGGTGCGCGCGCTGCTGCGCCGGGCCGCCACCGCGCCCGCCAAGGCCGCCGTGGTGCGCGTGGGCGAGCTGGAGCTGGACCCGGTGCGCTACGAGGTGCGCGTGGCGGGCGAGGCCGTCGAGCTGACCGCCAAGGAGTTCGACATCCTGCACCTGCTGGCCGGTGACCCCGGGGTGCCGTTCAGCCGCACGCAGATCCTGGACCGGGCCTTCGGCGCGGACAGCTACGTGCTGGAGCGCACCGTCGACGCACACGTGAAGAACCTGCGCCGCAAGATCGAGCCCGACCCGGCCAAGCCCACCTACGTGCGCACGGTCACCGGGCGGGGCTACAAGCTGGCGCAGCCGTGA
- a CDS encoding TetR/AcrR family transcriptional regulator: protein MARLTRAELQEQNRARVLHAARAEFAERGYRDAKIDEIAERAGLTRGAVYSNFPGKRALYFAVLADAAFSPRAPVEPGDGTPRGVLAAFARSWLAHSTNPELVGEVLAEEDTRGVYAQLLEVQSVLLGELVGEVRARLALTALHGAGQLAGLAPDFLPRDAVVRACGQLADLDVEDPWRPPAGLPPVTPVDQPWPDTLASCAVHAGLVELNQRALLVFPGPRRLGAVADLVRGTGEPVTVVLGGLASPELRLLAGLVLAGFGHDLRAAGARGSRVSVLCDAGGAALADRLGVHAEETAVRVSGGRVTARADGAGAGYALTR, encoded by the coding sequence GTGGCCAGACTGACCAGGGCCGAGCTCCAGGAGCAGAACCGCGCGAGGGTCCTCCACGCGGCCCGCGCGGAGTTCGCCGAGCGCGGGTACCGGGACGCCAAGATCGACGAGATCGCCGAGCGCGCCGGGCTCACCAGGGGCGCGGTCTACTCCAACTTCCCCGGCAAGCGGGCGCTGTACTTCGCGGTGCTGGCCGACGCCGCCTTCAGCCCGAGGGCCCCGGTCGAACCGGGCGACGGCACCCCGCGCGGTGTGCTGGCCGCGTTCGCCCGGTCCTGGCTGGCGCACAGCACCAACCCCGAGCTGGTGGGCGAGGTGCTGGCCGAAGAGGACACCCGCGGCGTCTACGCGCAGCTGCTGGAGGTCCAGTCGGTGCTGCTCGGCGAGCTGGTCGGCGAGGTGCGGGCGCGGCTCGCGCTCACCGCGCTGCACGGTGCGGGCCAGCTGGCCGGGCTCGCCCCGGACTTCCTGCCCCGGGACGCGGTGGTGCGGGCCTGCGGGCAGCTGGCCGACCTGGACGTCGAGGACCCGTGGCGGCCACCGGCCGGGCTGCCCCCGGTCACGCCCGTGGACCAGCCCTGGCCGGACACCCTCGCCAGCTGCGCGGTGCACGCCGGGCTGGTCGAGCTGAACCAGCGCGCGCTGCTGGTCTTCCCCGGCCCTCGGCGGCTGGGCGCGGTGGCCGACCTGGTGCGCGGCACCGGCGAGCCGGTCACCGTGGTGCTGGGCGGGCTGGCCTCACCCGAGCTGCGGCTGCTCGCCGGGCTCGTCCTGGCCGGGTTCGGGCACGACCTGCGCGCGGCCGGGGCCCGGGGCTCGCGGGTGAGCGTGCTGTGCGACGCGGGCGGCGCGGCCCTGGCCGACCGGCTGGGCGTGCACGCCGAGGAGACCGCGGTGCGGGTGTCCGGCGGGCGGGTGACCGCCCGCGCGGACGGGGCGGGTGCGGGTTACGCGCTCACTCGATGA